One stretch of Streptomyces sp. 135 DNA includes these proteins:
- a CDS encoding helix-turn-helix transcriptional regulator: protein MPATSRPQSAPALSQRERQVLAHIAAGLSHKQVARRLGISVHTVSTYLRRIRSKRTAPTVAHLIRLSMTEDAATPTGPRSAP, encoded by the coding sequence ATGCCAGCAACCAGCCGCCCGCAGAGCGCTCCGGCGCTGTCCCAGCGAGAGCGTCAGGTACTGGCGCACATCGCGGCAGGCCTCTCCCACAAGCAGGTGGCCCGGCGGCTGGGCATCAGCGTGCACACGGTGAGCACGTACCTGCGCCGCATCCGCAGCAAGCGGACGGCGCCGACGGTGGCGCATCTGATCCGGCTGAGCATGACGGAGGACGCGGCGACGCCGACCGGACCTCGATCGGCGCCCTGA
- a CDS encoding SMI1/KNR4 family protein, whose protein sequence is MNELFEDGDFYTGPPLSVDMISRAEQALGLRLPSNYVAALSEKNGGVLKRRRFPTKFATSWAVDHFEIRALLGIGGKWGIDSSSGLGSADLIAEWGYPEIGVVICDMPSGGHDAVMLDYSESGPAGEPSVAYIDEDRVPRKVAGSFEEFLSRLVPCSPPI, encoded by the coding sequence ATGAATGAACTATTTGAAGATGGGGACTTCTATACGGGTCCACCGCTGAGCGTTGACATGATTAGTCGGGCTGAGCAGGCTCTGGGTCTGCGACTTCCGTCAAACTATGTCGCAGCGCTATCGGAAAAGAACGGCGGAGTATTGAAGCGACGCCGTTTTCCTACGAAGTTCGCTACGTCCTGGGCTGTCGACCATTTCGAGATTCGCGCACTTCTCGGAATTGGTGGGAAGTGGGGGATTGATTCCTCCTCTGGCCTGGGGAGTGCTGACCTGATTGCCGAATGGGGTTATCCGGAAATCGGCGTAGTCATCTGCGATATGCCTTCGGGTGGGCATGATGCAGTAATGCTCGACTATTCCGAGTCCGGACCAGCTGGGGAGCCTTCTGTCGCCTACATCGACGAAGACCGTGTTCCTCGTAAAGTAGCGGGATCATTCGAGGAATTCTTGTCTCGACTGGTTCCCTGCAGTCCACCGATTTAG